From Gemmatimonadota bacterium, one genomic window encodes:
- a CDS encoding VOC family protein encodes MIRKITAALACAAFIAAACVQSETAEAPATSEEESAPVNPMNEYGMTASNVFLYYADVEAATTFYTRTLGFAVAADYGFAKILRVGPSSFITLVDEEMGMHSASDPKTVAIALITDQLDEWWDYMKDQDVEMRFPYNPVEGRPHHGFVAIDPEGYLLEFERFNVHAENEMLIPVLNETETIYPAEGASDVPPGLGFKATVVWFYYKDMPAIQAFYEDVMGFELIVDQGWTKIYRISPSGYMGLVDETRGMHNFTEKKAVTMSFWTDRIDDWYAYVSNHGSFEMRSEKVEETDRYRAFVAYDPEGYYLEWNVFKDAPDNETLHRMLRGEE; translated from the coding sequence ATGATTCGCAAGATCACCGCCGCGCTGGCCTGCGCGGCGTTCATAGCCGCGGCGTGCGTTCAGTCCGAAACGGCTGAAGCGCCCGCAACGTCCGAAGAGGAGTCCGCACCCGTGAACCCGATGAACGAATACGGCATGACGGCCAGCAACGTTTTCCTGTACTACGCCGACGTGGAAGCGGCGACGACGTTCTACACCCGCACCCTGGGCTTCGCCGTGGCGGCCGATTACGGGTTCGCCAAGATCCTCCGCGTGGGGCCGAGTTCTTTCATCACGCTCGTAGACGAAGAGATGGGCATGCACAGCGCCAGCGATCCCAAGACCGTCGCCATCGCCCTCATCACGGACCAGCTCGACGAGTGGTGGGACTACATGAAGGACCAGGACGTGGAGATGCGCTTCCCGTACAACCCGGTCGAGGGGCGTCCCCATCACGGCTTCGTGGCCATCGACCCTGAGGGCTATCTCCTGGAGTTCGAGCGGTTCAACGTACACGCCGAGAACGAGATGCTGATCCCGGTGCTGAACGAGACCGAGACCATCTATCCCGCCGAAGGGGCGTCCGACGTGCCTCCGGGACTGGGTTTCAAGGCGACCGTGGTGTGGTTCTACTACAAGGACATGCCCGCGATCCAGGCCTTCTACGAGGACGTCATGGGCTTCGAACTGATCGTGGACCAGGGATGGACCAAGATCTACCGCATATCGCCTTCGGGCTACATGGGCCTCGTGGACGAAACACGCGGCATGCACAATTTCACGGAGAAGAAGGCCGTCACCATGTCCTTCTGGACGGACCGCATCGACGACTGGTACGCCTACGTCAGCAACCACGGTTCCTTCGAGATGCGGTCGGAGAAGGTCGAGGAAACGGACAGGTACCGCGCCTTCGTCGCCTACGACCCGGAGGGCTACTACCTCGAGTGGAACGTCTTCAAGGACGCGCCGGACAACGAGACCCTCCACCGGATGCTGAGGGGCGAGGAGTAA